GTATAGAAATCACTATTCTGGGCTTTTGGTAGGCTTCCAGGAAAGAGACGGTTCCTTTGTATGTCTTGAGGATTCGTTCGTTGTCAGTCTCATAAAAGTAAATGGAATCGTTGGGTTTGATTTCAAAACGATAATGCTGGTACTGCCAATCGGCTTGTTTGCCCGGGGCCTTAGTTCTATCAACCACGTACTGGCCATAGACATCGTCCCTGCTTAATTCTGATTTCCCAAATATCCGTTGCAGGGTGAACACTACCAGCACCAAACCAAGTAAGCCAGTCCAGAGCACCCCCAGCAGTTGAAAGTAAAATGCTTTTCTGGTGACTAAACCCAAAATGAAGAGCACCAGCGAGGCAGGCAGAAAAATGAATGTGAAAAGCAAGTTAAACCCAAACCCCATGCATTGGCCCAGTAAGTGTGCGTGTCAAGTGTTTTCTTCCTATTAAATCAACACCAACTTATCATGCAACAGCGCCCGCAGTTCTGGCGGCAACCCGAAGTGCGTGTCCATAAAATCGTCCAGGATTTGGCGGGTGTGCGGCGAGATGAGTTCCTGCATCTGCTCCAGGGCTTCGTCAGAAATCATGTAAGGCAGGTAACCGTACACCAAGTCAGGGCCGTCGCATTGGGCATAAATTTGGTACTCAGAACAGGCCTGGCGGGGTTTGCCGGTAACCAGGCAATGGGAGAGCCAATTATCCAGATTCAGAGGATTGGGCAGGCTGAGTAGGGCCTCGCGGCGGGCCACTAAATCTACGTGCTGGGCAAAGAAAGCCTCAATGCGAGCTTTGGAGTCTACAGACAATTCTTCGCGTAGTTTCTGGGCGCAGGTAAGGCACATGGCATACTCAAAGATGACATCCTGTAGGTTAGCCTCGGGATAATTCTTAATTGATTTCTCCACTAGGTAGGCCGTGCCGTCTTGGCGCAAAGGGCAGTCACACGTTAGACAAGTCTGGAACGGCTGTCCCGTGCCCATGGACTGGAACAAGGCCGGAACCGGTTCAAACTCGTGCTCAATGTGTAAAGGTGGTAGGGCATCCATGGGCAAAGAAGCTAGAAGAGCCAAGGTACAAACTCTAACCGCGCAGCACAAGCCCCTTTGTTTTTGGCCTGTTTTCCAAGAAACAGGCCAAAAACGCAAGTCAAGCCGTATAGGCAGGGAGAAAGCTGGTGGATTTTTCTAGACAAAACTGGGAGAAGTGACAGCGGCTTTCCATCTTTGGTACTTTCCTGACGCTACTATGAAACATTCCCTCCACCGCCTGGCGCTGTTCTGCCTGTTTGCCCTCACCCTGGCTGCCTGTGCTAAACACCCGTACACCGATACCAACAAAGCCTATAAAAAACAGGTGAAAGCCCTGGCCAAAAGCCTGCAGCAAACGCCCGTCACCAGCCCCGGCGAAGACTCTCTCAAGCAAGGCGACTACTGGGTAGGGACCACCAATTTTAGTTTACGCAAGCCCAACTACGTGGTCATCCACCATACGGCCCAGGACTCTACCGCCCAAACGCTTAAGACCTTTACCCTGCCCAGAACGCAGGTGAGCGCGCACTATGTCATTGGCCGGGACGGGAAGGTGTACCATATGCTCAATGACTACCTGCGGGCCTGGCACGGCGGCAGCGGCCGCTGGGGCAACAACACTGACCTGAACTCGTCCTCCATTGGCATTGAGCTGGACAACAACGGCACAGAACCCTTCCAGGAGGCGCAAATAGAGAGCCTGTTGCAGGTGCTGGCCAACTTGAAGAAAACGCACCGCATCCCCACCGAGAACTTTATTGGCCACTCAGACATAGCGCCCACCCGCAAAAACGATCCTAGCCGCATCTTCCCCTGGAAGCGCCTGGCCCAGGCCGGCTACGGTGTCTGGTATGACGAGGCCGAAGTGGAGAAACTGATCCTAGAGGAGAAACTGGTAAAGGACACGCTGGCCCAAGACTCGGCGCTGGCCCTGGTCTTGATCACGCCGCAGAAGCCAGACGTGCTGCCCACCAAACTCTCTGACAGCCTGTCTACCGCTACCCAAGTGGATTCTGCCTACCTGGTACCGGCCTCGTTTAACCCCAAAGTGGCCCTGCGCGTGATTGGCTTTGACACCAAAGACCTGTCGGCGGCCCTACGGGCGTTCAAGCTGCATTTTATTCAGACAGACGTGAATGGCGTGCTCACAGATTATGACAGAAAAGTGCTGTATTACCTGTACCGGAAGTTCCTGGATTTGTAATTCTGGCGGTGGCCAAAGGCCATAGTGGCCAGGCCCGGGGCGGGTAGCCTCCGTTTTTGGCCTATTTTCTGGAAAACAGCCCGTAAACGGAACGGCAACTTCGCGAAAGCCAACACTTTCCTGTAACTTTGCACGTTGTTGAATTCGTAGCTGAGCGCTGCGTCCTTACCGCATGTCAGAAAAAAAGAAGAAGAAAATACAGCCGCAAAACAAGTACAACAAATGGGTTAGAAACCTTTGGAAAGTATTTGGCGCAGGCCTTGTGTTGGTAATCCTGTATTTTGTTGCCGTTGATGTTAACTTTCTGTACCTCTTCGGGGAGAGCCCGGGGTTAGATGAGTTGGAGAACCCGCGTAGCAACGTGCCTTCAGAGATTTATACCGCAGACGGCGTCATGGTGGGCCGTTACTTTAGAGAAAACCGTGACCCGGTGCCGTTTGACAGCATTGCCCCCATTATGGCCAAAGCCCTCATTGCCACGGAGGATGAACGCTTTTACAAGCACCAGGGCATTGACCCTGTGGGCCTGCTGGCTGCCATTAAAGACAACCTGTCTGGTGATACCCGAGGGGCTTCTACCATTACCCAGCAGCTGGCCAAGAACCTGTACAAGACGCGTACCAAGAACACCAAGGGCGTACTAGGGTACATTCCGGGCGTGTCTACGCTCATTGCCAAAACCAAGGAGTGGAACACGGCCATCAAGCTGGAGCAGCGCTATACCAAA
The nucleotide sequence above comes from Nibribacter ruber. Encoded proteins:
- a CDS encoding N-acetylmuramoyl-L-alanine amidase, producing the protein MKHSLHRLALFCLFALTLAACAKHPYTDTNKAYKKQVKALAKSLQQTPVTSPGEDSLKQGDYWVGTTNFSLRKPNYVVIHHTAQDSTAQTLKTFTLPRTQVSAHYVIGRDGKVYHMLNDYLRAWHGGSGRWGNNTDLNSSSIGIELDNNGTEPFQEAQIESLLQVLANLKKTHRIPTENFIGHSDIAPTRKNDPSRIFPWKRLAQAGYGVWYDEAEVEKLILEEKLVKDTLAQDSALALVLITPQKPDVLPTKLSDSLSTATQVDSAYLVPASFNPKVALRVIGFDTKDLSAALRAFKLHFIQTDVNGVLTDYDRKVLYYLYRKFLDL